From the genome of Pseudobacteriovorax antillogorgiicola, one region includes:
- a CDS encoding bifunctional alpha,alpha-trehalose-phosphate synthase (UDP-forming)/trehalose-phosphatase, whose translation MTKPKRQILVSNRLPVSIRQGDDDQEPTLQRSSGGLVRGLNVIHHEADSLWVGHLGQIENGDQELTKKLLDEGFVNVELDPNIYDRYYSGYANDTLWPLFHNFLASMSISDNHWDSYQKVNQQFAEKIIEILQPDDWIWIHDYQLMLLPQILREHDSKLKISYFHHIPFPSSEIFSAIPRRQELMCGLLGADYIGFHTNDYVRHFMATVKRVLGAKTKINEINHDDRSIKVSAHPLGVDFGAFSKPHPQETPPPAKLSDKERVTFLGIDRLDYTKGIPERLTSFARFLDLYPEYIGKARLTQICVPSRQDVDSYAEIRNQVERLVGNINGKVSSTDYIPVEYIFRSIPTAEVIDLYQKADVMVVTPLRDGLNLVCKEYVVSRTDSDGCLVLSEFAGSASEMGEALQVNPYDIENVAHTFNKALQMGREERQERMTALRKRMEEHDNRYWAQNYLEAWSQHEDGARSKSIYLNQRNREDLIDKLSSKQKIHLFLDYDGTLAPIQDRPEMAVPDQRLDRFMGRLAASSMFDVAIVTGRPKDFCDEYLTSYKVPIAAEHGSFIRFPEDGTWEKSIAFSGGDIKSLQAEILDLLESCQKVVPRSHIEAKETCIVWHYRESEPDFADQQAHILADSLEQMLNKTSWSVYHGNKTVEIRPSLVHKGFAVEFLLKSLEWSSEKDSFLTIGDDTTDEDMHRVHIDHNISIHIGSENPFSKYYLKSPDDLYEFLNDLLDKFEESPSQAS comes from the coding sequence ATGACTAAACCCAAAAGGCAAATTTTAGTATCCAATCGCCTTCCTGTTTCGATCCGACAGGGGGACGATGACCAGGAACCAACCTTGCAAAGAAGCAGTGGCGGCTTGGTAAGGGGTCTCAATGTGATCCATCACGAAGCTGACTCTCTCTGGGTTGGGCACTTGGGGCAGATTGAAAATGGGGATCAGGAACTCACAAAGAAACTTCTCGATGAAGGCTTTGTCAATGTTGAATTAGATCCTAATATCTATGATCGTTATTATAGTGGCTATGCCAATGACACACTCTGGCCTCTGTTTCATAACTTCCTCGCGTCGATGAGTATTTCAGACAATCATTGGGATTCCTATCAGAAGGTTAACCAACAGTTTGCGGAAAAAATCATCGAAATACTACAACCAGACGATTGGATCTGGATTCATGACTATCAATTGATGCTTTTACCACAGATTTTGAGAGAGCATGATAGCAAGTTGAAGATCTCCTACTTCCACCATATTCCATTCCCATCAAGCGAGATTTTTAGTGCGATTCCTAGAAGACAGGAGTTGATGTGTGGTCTCCTCGGAGCCGACTATATAGGATTCCATACCAACGACTATGTCCGGCACTTCATGGCAACGGTGAAGCGAGTCCTAGGAGCAAAAACCAAGATCAACGAAATCAATCACGACGATCGATCGATCAAAGTCAGCGCCCATCCTTTGGGAGTTGATTTCGGTGCCTTTAGCAAACCCCATCCGCAGGAGACACCACCTCCCGCTAAGCTGAGTGATAAGGAAAGGGTTACTTTTTTAGGAATTGACCGCTTGGACTACACTAAAGGTATTCCTGAGCGATTGACTTCCTTCGCACGGTTTCTAGACCTTTATCCTGAATATATCGGCAAAGCACGGCTCACACAAATTTGTGTTCCCAGCCGCCAAGATGTTGATTCCTATGCAGAGATACGGAATCAAGTTGAACGCCTTGTGGGCAATATCAACGGTAAAGTCTCAAGTACCGACTATATACCAGTAGAGTATATCTTTCGGTCCATTCCTACTGCTGAGGTTATCGATCTCTATCAGAAAGCAGATGTTATGGTGGTAACGCCCCTACGAGATGGATTGAATCTTGTTTGCAAAGAGTATGTTGTATCGCGAACGGATTCAGACGGCTGCTTGGTGCTAAGTGAGTTTGCTGGTTCAGCCAGCGAGATGGGAGAAGCCTTGCAGGTGAATCCCTACGATATAGAAAATGTTGCTCATACCTTCAATAAGGCCCTACAGATGGGGCGTGAGGAACGTCAGGAAAGAATGACAGCCCTCCGAAAAAGAATGGAGGAGCATGATAATCGCTATTGGGCTCAGAATTACCTAGAGGCATGGTCACAACACGAAGATGGGGCCCGATCCAAATCGATCTATCTTAACCAAAGAAATCGTGAAGACTTAATCGATAAGCTAAGTTCAAAGCAGAAAATTCATCTATTTCTTGACTATGACGGAACTCTTGCTCCTATCCAAGATAGACCAGAGATGGCAGTACCCGATCAAAGACTTGACCGCTTTATGGGGCGACTGGCGGCTAGCAGCATGTTTGATGTTGCCATCGTCACTGGAAGACCTAAGGATTTTTGCGATGAATACCTCACCTCTTATAAAGTTCCTATTGCCGCCGAACACGGCTCTTTTATTCGCTTTCCAGAAGATGGAACTTGGGAAAAATCTATTGCGTTCTCAGGTGGTGATATTAAATCTCTCCAAGCTGAGATTCTAGATCTGCTAGAGTCGTGCCAGAAGGTTGTTCCTAGAAGTCACATCGAAGCTAAGGAAACTTGCATCGTCTGGCACTACAGAGAATCAGAACCTGATTTTGCTGATCAACAAGCTCATATTCTCGCTGACAGCCTAGAGCAAATGCTCAACAAGACGTCTTGGTCCGTTTATCATGGTAATAAGACTGTCGAGATAAGACCAAGCCTGGTTCATAAGGGCTTTGCCGTTGAATTCCTTCTCAAGAGCTTGGAGTGGTCGTCAGAAAAAGACAGCTTCTTGACTATTGGTGATGATACCACCGATGAAGATATGCATCGGGTCCATATCGATCATAATATTTCAATTCATATTGGTTCCGAGAATCCGTTTTCGAAATACTATCTGAAGTCGCCAGACGATCTCTATGAATTTCTGAACGACCTTCTGGACAAGTTTGAAGAAAGCCCCTCTCAGGCCAGTTAG
- a CDS encoding glycoside hydrolase family 15 protein produces MTSKKETSNLDLGIIGNCQFSALVSRSGNIEWLCWPRFDSNFIFGSLLDRDRGGSFQICSEEGGAGRQEYMGNTNVLRTVFECQNGSFELIDFAPRFQQYNRYFKPKTLIRIVRPLQGRPRCKVQIDAKLNYGEKSSPQTLGSNHIAFAGYEYPMRLTSNAPLTYISCQKSFVVDRPFYFALTFGQPIEADLEEVCLHFMEKTCHYWETWVKHCHLPTKFQAEVIRSALVLKLHQFEDTGAIIAATTTSIPEAEGTERNWDYRFCWIRDAMFSLAALRRLTHFEELEKFVLYLQNLVEDSRQKDYFIQPVYAIDGNGFLIENIIKHLDGYLGNPPVRVGNQAYEHLQYDVYGEILLAISPIFLDKRFSLEKEIVSLDVVDKIIDQIERYLISPDAGLWEFRGKAQIHTFTLLMNWAGLFVGERIFADAKQNDRKSRCSNLRRKIESFIEENAWNETVGSYTQAVGGDDFDASLLMMINMGYLKKEDPKSHQLVDKIRENLSHPCGLLHRYVAADDFGKTDNAFLICSFWLVEALAHLDRRQEAIELLETLLQHNNHLGLYSEDVNPKTGTLWGNFPQTYSHVGLINAVFTLFPNRGILYLEDEPSDD; encoded by the coding sequence ATGACTAGCAAAAAAGAAACATCAAATTTGGATCTTGGGATCATTGGTAATTGCCAATTCAGTGCCCTTGTCAGCAGATCGGGGAATATTGAGTGGTTGTGTTGGCCTCGATTCGATTCGAACTTCATATTTGGGAGTTTGTTAGACCGTGACCGTGGCGGAAGCTTTCAAATCTGTTCCGAAGAGGGTGGTGCAGGGCGGCAGGAGTATATGGGCAATACCAATGTCCTACGTACGGTATTCGAGTGCCAAAATGGTTCCTTCGAACTGATCGACTTCGCCCCGAGATTTCAGCAGTACAACCGTTACTTTAAGCCCAAGACTCTGATACGCATTGTCAGGCCCCTTCAAGGGCGACCGCGTTGCAAGGTTCAGATCGATGCCAAGCTTAACTACGGCGAAAAAAGTAGCCCTCAGACTTTGGGGTCGAATCATATAGCATTTGCAGGTTATGAATATCCCATGCGCTTAACCAGCAATGCACCTTTAACCTATATTTCTTGCCAGAAGAGTTTTGTCGTGGATCGGCCATTTTATTTCGCTCTGACCTTCGGTCAACCCATTGAGGCCGATCTCGAAGAAGTTTGCCTCCATTTCATGGAAAAAACTTGTCATTACTGGGAAACCTGGGTGAAGCACTGCCATCTGCCCACCAAGTTTCAAGCTGAAGTGATACGCTCGGCTCTCGTGCTCAAGCTCCATCAGTTCGAAGATACTGGCGCGATCATCGCTGCAACCACCACAAGTATTCCCGAGGCGGAAGGAACTGAAAGAAATTGGGACTACCGATTCTGTTGGATTCGGGATGCGATGTTTTCACTTGCGGCGTTGAGGCGCTTGACTCATTTTGAAGAGTTGGAAAAATTCGTGCTCTACCTGCAAAACTTAGTGGAAGACTCTCGTCAGAAAGACTATTTCATCCAACCTGTTTATGCCATCGATGGCAATGGTTTCCTGATCGAGAATATCATCAAGCATCTCGATGGCTACTTGGGCAATCCTCCTGTTCGAGTTGGCAATCAGGCTTATGAGCATCTTCAATATGATGTTTACGGTGAGATTTTGCTGGCTATTAGCCCAATCTTTCTCGATAAACGGTTTTCATTAGAAAAAGAAATTGTTTCCCTGGATGTGGTTGATAAAATTATCGATCAGATCGAACGCTACCTGATATCTCCTGACGCCGGCCTATGGGAGTTTCGTGGCAAGGCTCAGATTCATACATTTACCTTACTTATGAATTGGGCTGGTCTTTTCGTAGGAGAAAGAATATTTGCTGATGCTAAGCAAAATGACCGGAAAAGTCGTTGCTCGAATCTCAGGCGAAAGATCGAATCCTTTATTGAAGAAAATGCTTGGAATGAAACTGTAGGTTCCTATACCCAGGCAGTCGGTGGCGACGACTTTGATGCTTCGTTGCTGATGATGATCAACATGGGTTATCTGAAGAAAGAGGATCCTAAGTCTCATCAGTTAGTAGACAAGATTCGCGAGAATTTATCTCACCCTTGCGGCTTGCTCCATCGCTACGTCGCAGCGGATGATTTTGGCAAAACGGATAACGCGTTTCTCATCTGTTCATTCTGGTTGGTCGAAGCACTGGCTCACCTTGATCGGCGGCAGGAAGCGATCGAGCTATTGGAGACACTCCTTCAGCATAATAATCACCTTGGTTTGTACAGTGAAGATGTGAATCCCAAGACAGGTACTCTGTGGGGTAATTTTCCACAGACATACTCTCACGTAGGCTTGATTAATGCTGTGTTTACCCTTTTCCCTAATCGAGGAATCTTATACTTAGAGGATGAGCCTAGCGATGACTAA
- a CDS encoding methyl-accepting chemotaxis protein, which produces MTLKKKILLGLVCAVTVPVVTTSIIVYWQSRDSITSLAEQSLEAVKTNKATAVKDYFQTIQYQVQSLAENDAVVAATLSFKKSFNNYIKDNKFSEKDIEKQRTELSRYYEGDFSEQYAAKNRGENLNSQALWENLSARAVALQYQYIYKNSHPLGSKHLLDAAEGDQSAYAKTHRSVHPEIRNFLERFGYYDIFIADRDTGHIIYSVFKELDYATSLLDGPYKDTGIAQVFRKARNFSTKGQTTLTDYRSYLPSYRDPASFIASPIISNGETVAVLIFQMPIDRLNRIMSDRAGLGETGEAYLVGSDGLPRSNSFHNEQRSLSRAFRDPESSRIESESIREGISGNQGVQLGVNYEGQKVISAYVPVDVLNHRWVLMAEITQGEAFQSISELVTAIVIAALLLIGITLLVGSFLVTKLVQLITLSVDSLYHQTQNLEHSASSMKEETTKLSQNVLRSAAAVQENASSVSEINSTLSTNSALVDRVVDRSNEVLEQLSTADQQLETMNHSFNRIGEGVAKNNEIIKLVEEISTKTKMINEIVFKTQLLAVNASIEAARAGEQGRGFTVVAEEVTKLASVSGEAAEQIDRLIIHSREIITGLIKESQGVVGQSETNVQNFRSVFATVTQNIRQVLESTKDIASAIREQRQGVVQVTSAMEEIDRSVQANQQQAQQSQLLADGLHVTADKLGEIRDQFLSITMGQGLKRRSPSRALAAPISATHKNQQPSREVEEESLADDDSFTPAA; this is translated from the coding sequence ATGACGCTGAAGAAAAAAATACTTTTGGGGCTTGTATGTGCTGTCACAGTTCCCGTGGTCACAACATCTATCATCGTTTATTGGCAGTCTCGGGATTCCATAACATCACTAGCTGAGCAATCCCTGGAAGCGGTTAAAACTAATAAGGCCACCGCAGTTAAGGACTACTTTCAGACCATTCAGTATCAGGTCCAGTCACTAGCGGAGAATGATGCGGTGGTAGCAGCGACACTATCTTTTAAGAAAAGTTTTAATAATTATATAAAAGATAATAAGTTTTCAGAAAAAGATATTGAAAAACAACGCACCGAGCTAAGTCGATATTACGAGGGTGATTTCAGTGAGCAGTATGCTGCGAAGAATCGTGGCGAGAACCTGAATTCTCAAGCGCTTTGGGAGAACTTATCGGCGCGGGCAGTGGCTTTGCAATACCAGTACATATATAAAAACAGCCACCCCCTAGGGTCGAAGCACCTTCTTGATGCTGCTGAGGGAGATCAGTCGGCGTACGCTAAAACTCATCGCTCGGTTCATCCAGAAATCCGCAATTTCCTAGAACGTTTTGGATATTACGACATCTTTATCGCAGATCGGGATACGGGGCATATCATCTACTCGGTATTCAAGGAGCTTGACTATGCCACATCGCTGCTTGATGGTCCCTACAAAGATACTGGGATAGCGCAAGTGTTTCGAAAGGCGAGAAACTTCTCTACAAAGGGCCAAACTACACTTACCGACTACCGATCGTACTTGCCGTCTTATCGAGACCCAGCCAGCTTTATCGCATCGCCGATCATCTCAAACGGGGAAACCGTAGCTGTGCTCATCTTTCAAATGCCAATCGATCGCCTTAATAGAATCATGTCTGATCGGGCGGGCTTGGGTGAGACTGGGGAAGCCTATCTTGTGGGGAGCGACGGTCTACCCCGTAGCAACAGTTTTCATAATGAGCAACGGAGCCTCAGCCGTGCTTTCCGCGATCCAGAAAGTTCTCGAATCGAATCTGAATCTATCCGAGAGGGAATTTCCGGCAACCAAGGAGTTCAACTCGGAGTTAACTATGAAGGCCAGAAGGTGATCAGTGCCTACGTTCCTGTTGATGTCCTTAACCACCGATGGGTTTTGATGGCAGAAATCACCCAAGGTGAGGCCTTTCAAAGTATCAGCGAGCTTGTAACAGCCATCGTGATTGCCGCCTTGCTGCTCATTGGCATCACCCTGCTGGTTGGATCTTTCCTCGTTACAAAGCTTGTTCAGCTTATTACTTTATCCGTCGATAGTCTTTATCATCAAACGCAAAACTTAGAGCATTCAGCTTCTTCGATGAAAGAAGAAACAACGAAACTGTCTCAAAATGTTTTGAGAAGCGCAGCTGCGGTACAAGAAAACGCCAGTTCCGTTTCAGAGATCAATAGCACCCTTTCCACCAATTCAGCTTTGGTAGATCGCGTCGTCGATCGGTCCAATGAAGTTCTGGAGCAGCTCTCTACAGCGGACCAACAGCTAGAAACCATGAACCATTCTTTTAATCGCATCGGTGAGGGTGTTGCAAAAAATAACGAGATTATCAAACTTGTAGAAGAAATTTCAACTAAGACAAAAATGATTAACGAAATTGTATTCAAAACGCAACTTTTGGCAGTGAACGCCTCCATCGAGGCAGCTCGTGCGGGGGAACAGGGCCGTGGCTTTACAGTTGTCGCTGAGGAAGTTACTAAACTTGCCTCGGTGAGTGGTGAAGCTGCGGAGCAAATCGATCGCTTGATTATCCATTCCCGAGAGATTATTACCGGCTTGATCAAAGAAAGCCAAGGAGTTGTTGGTCAATCAGAGACCAACGTTCAAAATTTCCGATCGGTGTTTGCGACAGTCACCCAAAATATTCGCCAGGTTTTAGAGTCTACCAAAGATATTGCCTCGGCCATTCGTGAGCAGCGGCAAGGGGTTGTGCAGGTAACAAGTGCGATGGAAGAAATTGATCGATCGGTGCAGGCGAATCAACAGCAAGCCCAGCAATCGCAGTTGCTGGCAGACGGTCTTCATGTTACAGCCGATAAGCTCGGAGAAATTCGCGATCAGTTCCTCTCGATTACTATGGGGCAAGGCCTCAAGCGACGCTCCCCAAGCCGAGCTCTCGCAGCTCCGATAAGTGCCACTCATAAGAATCAGCAGCCAAGCCGCGAAGTGGAAGAAGAATCCCTTGCAGATGATGATAGCTTCACTCCAGCTGCATAA